The DNA sequence CGATTATGAAATAATAAGTTGAGTAAAACATGGCGTTAAAATGAAGAATGGCAATAAAACTCTTGATGTTGTATGCAATGATGTAACAGACTATACAAACAATGACGGGGGCGTTGGAAAATATTTAAATAAATTTTTCGATTTAAAAATTGAATTTTAAAAAAAGACTACGAGATGTAGTCTTTTTTAATCTAGTGTGTATGGCGTGAAATGTCCATAAACATTTTCCATCTTAGAGATTGTAATAAAACAATCTGGCAAGTGTTCTTGAATATTTGGAACTAAAATCGAAGATTCGTATAGAGTCATTACCATAATTAAAATAGATTGTTTTTCACGTGAGTGACCACCAATTGCTTCCAATTTTGTGTAAGTAAAACGAGTATTAGATTCTTGAATAACTCGTTCCACTACATCGATTTTATTAGTAAAAATTTGAACATATATTTTCTTTTGTTTCGGAAAATAACGGTCAACAACGCCATATGTAACTAATTGGTACAATATTGTTAAAATTAATTTATCCACTATGTTTAGAAAATTAGGATTTTGAATAGCTGTCACAATCAACCCACCAACAATAACAAATGAATTACAAGTAATGTTCATTCTACCAATAGGTTTTCCTCTATTTAGCGAAAGATAATAAGAAATAATATCAAAACCAGCTGAACTAGCACCAACATTGTAAACAATAACTTGTCCTATCCCAAAAATAATTCCAGAAATAATTGCATAACCCATATAAAACAATAAATTTAGCGAATCAGAATTGCTTGAAGAAATTTCAAAAATTTGCGCTTTATCAAAAATATCGTTAAATGAAGGATTTAAAGAGAATATGATTTGAATAATCAATTGAATTACTAGGTAAATTGATGTGTAAAATGTAAACCTTTTACCTAACTTAATTCAAGCAAAGATCAAAAAAGGGATATTAATAATCATAGCAGAAGCATACACTACTAAAGCATTGGTATTTGGATCTCTAAAAAATTGCCCAATAACAAAAGATATACCAGTAACACCCCCGGCAATCGGGTTTCTTGGAAAGATAATATTTTGTAAAAAAAATCGGTAAGAAATAAAAAATAAAATTGAAGCTACCAACATTCCAATAACTCTATAAACATTAAAGTAACCATTTAATCTTGGTCGGTTTAAATAAAATAAAAATGGATTATTACGAACATTAAATTTTCTTTTTTTACTTGATTTATTAACTGCACTAACTTCATTACGTTTATTCATATTTTATATAGTCATTACTCGCTTTATATATTTAATTTTATTCCTCAAAATTGGCTAAATTTCGAACACTCTTTTGTATTTTATCATATGTAATTTGTAATTGTCCTTGCAGGTCCACAGTTTTATTAATATTATCTTTCAATTTATCAAATCTTTCATCAAAAGTTTTATGGTGTTGATTTAGCTCTTCCAAATGTTGTTGAAATTTTTTGATATTCTTTTTGACATTATATGCTTCAGTTGTTCGACGAATTAAGTCTAATATTGCGAATAATGTTGTTGGAGATGACAATACAACAAATTGTTTTCTTGCATAATCCAACAATTCCTGACTAGAACATATTCTTACATAATATGATTCAGAAGGAATAAACATAATAGAAATAATAGCGCTTTCCTTACCTTCATTTAAATATTTGGCAGTTTCAAGTATGCGAGCTTTAACTGCTTTTTTAAATTCATCATCTGTAACGTCACGTTGATCTCAGTCAGTTACATTGGAAATAAATTTACTATCAATAGCAACAGGTCCAAGACCGTTTCCTATCTCGATAACCGCATCCGCAATTTTTGTTCCAATTTTACCTTGAAATTTAAAAGGTGTTGAAGTTGTATTTTGACTTTGTTCAAATATTGTTTCTAAAATATTTTCCAACAATAATTCGCCAAAACGCCCTCGCCTTTGTTTATCGTGAAAAATACGGTCTAATTTACTTAAAGTTGCGGCATTTTCACTAGTTTTTTCTAAGATGTTTTTTGTTTGTGCATCTGATTGATTTATACTTTTTTGCAATTCCTTATTTAAGTTATCGATGACCCTATTTATATTATTAGATGTATTACTCAAAACCCCTAAAGATTTATGGATTTCATTTAATTCATTTTGATTATTAGGAATAATAGCTGAAGGGGTAAATGTATTTTTATTATTTCCAAGTTTGATAATTAAAAAACTAATTAATAAAATAAATAATATTAAAACAACTACAATAATTATTTCGAATGTTGACATGATTAAATTATAGCAACAATTAAAAAATATTATATTGATTTTTTGAAGTATTCATCTTGTAAAAACTCAGCATTAAAATAATTCTTTTTTTCATCATTTATATATGTAAAACGAATATTTTCATATATAAATGATTGATTTGATTTAGGTTTTTTACCATGATTATATTCGGTTATTCAAGAAAATAATGTTTTCATGTTTGTTTTAGGAATTTTATTATCTTTAAAATGTTCATTAAATAAATGAATTAATTTAGTATTTGAAGCAATTTTAAATTCTTCATCACCATACTCAACAATATTAGGACGATCCTTCTCATCGTATATTTTTCCAAAAAGCATCTCTACAGCATCTTCGAATGTAATAATGCCAATAGCTTTTTTGCGATAATCTTGAACAATTAACATATGTTGGTGATTTTCTCTCATAATTTCAAATGCTTCTTTTAAAGAAAGATCAATATTTATTCTAATCGGCTTTGTAGCAATATTACTTAATGAGACATGTGAATCATTTTCATAGTAGTTTTCATAAAAATCTCTAGCTAAAATAATTCCAATCGGTTCTCCGTCTTTCAAGGAAATTAAAGGGTAGCGTGAATATTGAGATTCTCTTAAAGTTTTAATTATCTGTGGGAACTTCATTTTGTTATTCAATGTCACTGCATCTTTTATAGGAATAACAAAATCATGAATTTTCTTATCATCTCATGCTAACGCATTTCTAGCTAATAACCCTTCAGAAGCCTCAATAGAACCTTCTTTTTCTGAAAGAGTAATTCATTCAACAAGATGTTTTTCGGTAACTTTTTTATGTGTTTTAATTTTTCCCTTTACACTTCAATCCACAAGTGAAGCCGGTAAAAATAAAATAATTCTATTAAAAGCAATAAATGCTCAAAAATTAAATAAAAATTTTTCCGGAATTTCACGAACAAAAATTTTTGGAATGATTTCTTGAACTAGAAGTAATATCGTTGTTCCCCCAATTAATAAAGATGATGCTAATGGTCGATCGGGGAAATGCGCTATTGAAAAAGATGTCATTATTGCAGTTGCTAAAATTCCTGCTAAATTATTTCCAAGTATTGAGCATGTAATGTAAAAGTTGTAATTAGCAATAATTAATGTGACTTTGCGCAACTTCTTTTTATATTTAGGATTTTTCTTAGCTAATACACGAGCATTAGCTAAATTGAAAGAAGAAATGGCATTTTCAGCTGCACAAGAAAAAGCACCATATAATACTAAAATCGAGAAAGCCACTAATGAAATAATGGATAGTGAATTCATACTAAAATTGTATACTTTTTTGTGTTATAAAATATTAATTATTTTTCTGATTCTTCTGACTCAGCTAAGATTGTGTCTTTTTCTAATTTTTTTTGATAGTTTTTACTATATCATTCAATAAATTCAATAAAAGTTTTAGATCTATGAGAATGTAAAGATTTTTGCGCAGTAGTTAACTCTGCAAAAGTTGCCTCTAATTGTGGAAAATAAAATATTGGATCAAAACCAAAACCATTTCTGCCATTAGACGGTTTTTGCGCAATAAAACCAGTTACTTCTCCACGAAATTGTTTAATAAAATCTCTTGCTGGATCGTAAAAAGTTAAAACGCAAATGTACTTTGCTTGTCGATCGGTAATACTTTTCATATTAACCATTTCCACTATTTCTTTATTTCTCTGTGTTTGAGTTTTGTGTTTATTTCATGTTGCTGTATGCACGCCTGGGATATTCCCTAAAATTTCAACCTCTAATCCACTATCTTCTGAAATTACAGGTACATTTAGTAGTGTTCCATAATGAACCGCTTTAATACGAGAATTTTCTTCGTACGTGTCACCAACTTCATCTGGAATATCTAACTTTTCTGCTTGTTCCTTATCTAAAACCACTCCTAGTGACGCATCCAAAAAATCCAATTTTACTGGTGATGCCAACAAATTAATGTGTTGATTTCAAATATGTTCCACTTCTTTAATTTTATTTTTATTACTTGTCGCGAATAAAATATTCATTAATGATTCTCCTACTATTTTTTAAGTTTTCTTATTATATAATTAGTATAACTATTTATAGGGTTTAATTAGTTAATTAAGCGGGGGGTTTGTATGAAAAAAAGAAATTATTCAAGAATCAAAAAAAGTGCGAAATTAATACCAATTTTACTAGGAACTTTTAGTGCAAGTGCACTTTTTTTAGCAGGATGCTCAAGTGAACAAAAAAAGGCACTTGGTTATAACTGAACTAACGTGACTTCATGATCTGATTTTACAAACATTTTTAATAGACAACCCAAAGACGGGGACCAAAGTAAAGCGATAAACGGTTTCTTATTGTACATCGGAACTTCCTCATGTCCTTATTGTCGTGCAGACCGTGATGTTAGTGAAGACGATATGGATAATTTTTTAACTGAATCAGATAAAAATAGCACAGATTGAACACAAAAATACTTAGATTCTTACCCTCAAGGTAATGGAACTTTAAATGACTTGGCAAAACAATATCAAACATATTCTATTTTTATTGATGGTTTTAATATCGAAGATTCAAATGGTTTTGAAGGTGGTATTGATACTCCAACAAGTCCATGATATTGATTATATAACTTAAAACAAAATAGCTTAGATTGAACATTCGATAAAACTAATCATAAATATTCATGAAGTGCTATAACTCCACCATCTACCCCACCAACAGATAATGAAAAAAGAGGTTGAATGACGCACAAGGATGGAGATAATCAAACGGGAAGTTATGTAACAATGAATGACTTATATTGATCAGCTTCTAGCCCTGATTCATCAGTTAAATGACCAACAACGTGAAATAAAACTGCTCCAAGTGATGGAAAATATTACCAACATTGACCAATGCTATTATTTATTAATCGTGCAAACCCTGATGAACCTTTTAATGTAAAGGCAATTACAACAGGTTATTATAAAGAAAATCAAATTACGGCTCTAAAAACTCAACAAAATATATATCTCGATAAGCCAATTAGTCCTTATTCAAGCAATTTAGAGAAGAAAACAACCATTAATGCTGTTGAAAATAGTTACAACATTGAACAAAACCTAAATTGTATAGATAAAAATAAAAGACCTTAATGGTCTTTTTTATTTTTCATTTTAAGAGCGGTCAAAGGAATAACATTTTCCACTAACTTCTTTTGAATAAAGTCTCGCTTACTAATACGATGTGGGATTGAACAA is a window from the Mycoplasma sp. (ex Biomphalaria glabrata) genome containing:
- a CDS encoding CNNM domain-containing protein, translating into MNSLSIISLVAFSILVLYGAFSCAAENAISSFNLANARVLAKKNPKYKKKLRKVTLIIANYNFYITCSILGNNLAGILATAIMTSFSIAHFPDRPLASSLLIGGTTILLLVQEIIPKIFVREIPEKFLFNFWAFIAFNRIILFLPASLVDWSVKGKIKTHKKVTEKHLVEWITLSEKEGSIEASEGLLARNALAWDDKKIHDFVIPIKDAVTLNNKMKFPQIIKTLRESQYSRYPLISLKDGEPIGIILARDFYENYYENDSHVSLSNIATKPIRINIDLSLKEAFEIMRENHQHMLIVQDYRKKAIGIITFEDAVEMLFGKIYDEKDRPNIVEYGDEEFKIASNTKLIHLFNEHFKDNKIPKTNMKTLFSWITEYNHGKKPKSNQSFIYENIRFTYINDEKKNYFNAEFLQDEYFKKSI
- the rmuC gene encoding DNA recombination protein RmuC codes for the protein MSTFEIIIVVVLILFILLISFLIIKLGNNKNTFTPSAIIPNNQNELNEIHKSLGVLSNTSNNINRVIDNLNKELQKSINQSDAQTKNILEKTSENAATLSKLDRIFHDKQRRGRFGELLLENILETIFEQSQNTTSTPFKFQGKIGTKIADAVIEIGNGLGPVAIDSKFISNVTDWDQRDVTDDEFKKAVKARILETAKYLNEGKESAIISIMFIPSESYYVRICSSQELLDYARKQFVVLSSPTTLFAILDLIRRTTEAYNVKKNIKKFQQHLEELNQHHKTFDERFDKLKDNINKTVDLQGQLQITYDKIQKSVRNLANFEE
- a CDS encoding YitT family protein, giving the protein MNKRNEVSAVNKSSKKRKFNVRNNPFLFYLNRPRLNGYFNVYRVIGMLVASILFFISYRFFLQNIIFPRNPIAGGVTGISFVIGQFFRDPNTNALVVYASAMIINIPFLIFAWIKLGKRFTFYTSIYLVIQLIIQIIFSLNPSFNDIFDKAQIFEISSSNSDSLNLLFYMGYAIISGIIFGIGQVIVYNVGASSAGFDIISYYLSLNRGKPIGRMNITCNSFVIVGGLIVTAIQNPNFLNIVDKLILTILYQLVTYGVVDRYFPKQKKIYVQIFTNKIDVVERVIQESNTRFTYTKLEAIGGHSREKQSILIMVMTLYESSILVPNIQEHLPDCFITISKMENVYGHFTPYTLD
- a CDS encoding non-canonical purine NTP pyrophosphatase, which codes for MNILFATSNKNKIKEVEHIWNQHINLLASPVKLDFLDASLGVVLDKEQAEKLDIPDEVGDTYEENSRIKAVHYGTLLNVPVISEDSGLEVEILGNIPGVHTATWNKHKTQTQRNKEIVEMVNMKSITDRQAKYICVLTFYDPARDFIKQFRGEVTGFIAQKPSNGRNGFGFDPIFYFPQLEATFAELTTAQKSLHSHRSKTFIEFIEWYSKNYQKKLEKDTILAESEESEK